A genome region from Macaca nemestrina isolate mMacNem1 chromosome 15, mMacNem.hap1, whole genome shotgun sequence includes the following:
- the LOC105480709 gene encoding tRNA (uracil-5-)-methyltransferase homolog A has protein sequence MSENLDNEGPKPMESCGQESSSAPSCPTASVLPADPAALEEVEKEGAGAATGPGPQPGLYSYIRDDLFTSEIFKLELQNVPRHASFSDVRRFLGRFGLQPHKTKLFGQPPCAFVTFRSAAERDKALRVLHGALWKGRPLSVRLARPKADPMARRRRQEGESEPPATRVADVVTPLWTVPYAEQLERKQLECEQVLQKLAKEIGSTNRALLPWLLEQRHKHNKACCPLEGVRPSPQQTEYRNKCEFLVGVGVDGEDNTVGCRLGKYKGGTCAVAAPFDTVHIPEATKQVVKAFQEFIRSTPYSAYDPETYTGHWKQLTVRTSRRRQAMAIAYFHPQKLSPEELAELKASLAQHFTAGPGRASGVTCLYFVEEGQRKTPSQEGLPLEHMAGDRCIHEDLLGLTFRISPHAFFQVNTPAAEVLYTVIQDWAQLDAGSTVLDVCCGTGTIGLALARKVKRVIGVELCPEAVEDARVNAQDNELSNVEFHCGRAEDLVPALVSRLASQHLVAILDPPRAGLHSKVILAIRRAENIRRLLYVSCNPRAAMGNFVDLCRAPSNRVKGTPFRPVKAVAVDLFPQTPHCEMLILFERVEHPNGTGVLGPHSPPAQPTPGPPDDTQETGAFPLS, from the exons ATGAGTGAGAACCTCGACAACGAG GGCCCAAAGCCCATGGAGAGCTGTGGCCAGGAGAGCAGCAGTGCCCCGAGCTGCCCTACAGCCTCGGTGCTCCCTGCAGACCCGGCAGCcctggaggaggtggagaaagaggGCGCTGGAGCAGCTACAGGGCCGGGGCCTCAACCTGGGCTCTACAGCTACATCAGGGATGACTTGTTTACCTCTGAGATCTTCAAACTGGAGCTGCAGAACGTGCCTCGCCACGCCAGCTTCAGCGACGTCCGGCGCTTCCTGGGCCGCTTTGGCCTGCAGCCCCACAAAACCAAACTCTTTGGGCAACCACCCTGCGCCTTTGTGACATTCCGCAGCGCTGCAGAGAGGGACAAGGCCCTGCGCGTTTTGCATGGTGCCCTCTGGAAAGGCCGCCCACTCAGTGTGCGCCTGGCCCGACCCAAGGCCGACCCCATGGCCAGGAGGAGGCGACAGGAGGGTGAGAGTGAGCCACCGGCAACACGAGTGGCCGACGTGGTGACTCCTCTATGGACAGTGCCCTATGCTGAGCAGCTTGAGCGGAAGCAGCTGGAGTGCGAGCAGGTGCTGCAGAAACTCGCCAA GGAAATCGGGAGCACCAACCGTGCCTTGCTGCCCTGGCTGCTCGAGCAGAGGCACAAGCACAACAAGGCCTGCTGCCCACTGGAGGGGGTCAGGCCATCACCCCAGCAG ACTGAGTATCGTAATAAGTGTGAGTTTCTGGTTGGCGTCGGGGTGGATGGGGAGGATAACACCGTGGGCTGTCGGCTCGGCAAGTACAAGGGCGGGACGTGTGCTGTGGCGGCCCCGTTTGACACCGTGCACATCCCCGAAGCCACCAAGCAGGTGGTGAAGGCCTTCCAGGAGTTCATCCG GTCAACTCCATACTCGGCATACGACCCAGAAACATACACCGGCCACTGGAAGCAGCTGACTGTGCGCACCAGCCGCCGCCGTCAGGCCATGGCCATTGCCTACTTCCACCCCCAG AAACTGAGCCCGGAGGAGCTGGCAGAGCTGAAAGCCTCCCTAGCACAGCACTTCACAGcagggccaggcagggccagTGGAGTGACCTGCCTCTACTTCGTGGAGGAGGGACAGCG AAAGACTCCCAGCCAGGAGGGCCTGCCCCTGGAGCACATGGCTGGGGACCGGTGCATCCATGAGGACCTGCTAGGGCTGACCTTCCGGATCTCTCCGCACGCCTTCTTCCAG GTGAACACACCCGCAGCTGAGGTGCTCTACACGGTCATTCAGGACTGGGCCCAGCTGGATGCAGGGAGCACGGTGCTGGACGTGTGTTGTGGCACCGGCACCAttggcctggccctggcccgg AAGGTGAAGAGAGTCATTGGGGTCGAGCTATGCCCAGAGGCCGTGGAGGACGCCCGGGTAAACGCCCAGGACAATG AGTTGAGTAATGTGGAGTTCCACTGCGGGAGGGCCGAGGACCTGGTGCCCGCCCTGGTGAGCAGACTGGCCTCCCAGCACCTTGTGGCCATACTGGACCCACCCCGTGCCGGCTTGC ATTCCAAGGTGATCCTGGCCATCCGCAGAGCCGAGAACATCAGGCGACTGCTGTACGTCTCATGCAACCCCCGGGCAGCCATGGGCAACTTTGTGGA CCTCTGCAGAGCCCCATCTAACCGGGTGAAGGGCACCCCCTTCCGGCCAGTCAAGGCCGTGGCAGTGGACCTGTTCCCACAGACCCCGCACTGTGAGATGCTCATCTTGTTCGAGAGGGTGGAGCACCCCAATGGCACAGGGGTCTTGGGGCCCCACAGCCCTCCAGCTCAACCCACACCAGGACCCCCAGATGATACCCAAGAAACTGGGGCCTTCCCCTTATCCTAG
- the LOC105480711 gene encoding ran-specific GTPase-activating protein isoform X3 has translation MAAAKDTHEDHDTSTENTDESNHDPQFEPIVSLPEQEIKTLEEDEEELFKMRAKLFRFASENDLPEWKERGTGDVKLLKHKEKGAIRLLMRRDKTLKICANHYITPMMELKPNAGSDRAWVWNTHADFADECPKPELLAIRFLNAENAQKFKTKFEECRKEIEEREKKGSGKNDHAEKVAEKLEALSVKEETKEDAEEKQ, from the exons ATGGCGGCCGCCAAG GACACTCATGAGGACCATGATACTTCCACTGAGAATACAGACGAATCCAACCATGACCCTCAGTTTGAGCCAATAGTTTCTCTTCCTGAGCAAGAAATTAAAACGCTggaagaagatgaagaggaactttttaaaat GCGGGCAAAACTGTTCCGATTTGCCTCAGAGAACGATCTCCCAGAATGGAAGGAGCGAGGCACTGGTGACGTCAAGCTCCTGAAGCACAAGGAGAAAGGGGCCATCCGCCTTCTCATGCGGAGGGACAAGACCCTGAAGATCTGTGCCAACCACTACA TCACGCCGATGATGGAGCTGAAGCCCAATGCAGGTAGTGACCGTGCCTGGGTCTGGAACACCCATGCTGACTTCGCCGACGAGTGCCCCAAGCCAGAGCTGCTGGCCATCCGCTTCCTGAATGCTGAGA ATGCACAGAAATTCAAAACAAAGTTTGAAGAATGCAGGAAAGAGattgaagagagagaaaagaaag GATCAGGCAAAAATGATCATGCCGAAAAAGTGGCGGAAAAGCTAGAAGCTCTCTCGGTGAAGGAGGAGACCAAGGAGGATGCTGAGGAGAAGCAATAA
- the LOC105480711 gene encoding ran-specific GTPase-activating protein isoform X2 has protein sequence MAAAKDTHEDHDTSTENTDESNHDPQFEPIVSLPEQEIKTLEEDEEELFKMRAKLFRFASENDLPEWKERGTGDVKLLKHKEKGAIRLLMRRDKTLKICANHYITPMMELKPNAGSDRAWVWNTHADFADECPKPELLAIRFLNAENAQKFKTKFEECRKEIEEREKKAGSGKNDHAEKVAEKLEALSVKEETKEDAEEKQ, from the exons ATGGCGGCCGCCAAG GACACTCATGAGGACCATGATACTTCCACTGAGAATACAGACGAATCCAACCATGACCCTCAGTTTGAGCCAATAGTTTCTCTTCCTGAGCAAGAAATTAAAACGCTggaagaagatgaagaggaactttttaaaat GCGGGCAAAACTGTTCCGATTTGCCTCAGAGAACGATCTCCCAGAATGGAAGGAGCGAGGCACTGGTGACGTCAAGCTCCTGAAGCACAAGGAGAAAGGGGCCATCCGCCTTCTCATGCGGAGGGACAAGACCCTGAAGATCTGTGCCAACCACTACA TCACGCCGATGATGGAGCTGAAGCCCAATGCAGGTAGTGACCGTGCCTGGGTCTGGAACACCCATGCTGACTTCGCCGACGAGTGCCCCAAGCCAGAGCTGCTGGCCATCCGCTTCCTGAATGCTGAGA ATGCACAGAAATTCAAAACAAAGTTTGAAGAATGCAGGAAAGAGattgaagagagagaaaagaaag CAGGATCAGGCAAAAATGATCATGCCGAAAAAGTGGCGGAAAAGCTAGAAGCTCTCTCGGTGAAGGAGGAGACCAAGGAGGATGCTGAGGAGAAGCAATAA
- the LOC105480711 gene encoding ran-specific GTPase-activating protein isoform X1 — translation MDFWVTKDTHEDHDTSTENTDESNHDPQFEPIVSLPEQEIKTLEEDEEELFKMRAKLFRFASENDLPEWKERGTGDVKLLKHKEKGAIRLLMRRDKTLKICANHYITPMMELKPNAGSDRAWVWNTHADFADECPKPELLAIRFLNAENAQKFKTKFEECRKEIEEREKKGSGKNDHAEKVAEKLEALSVKEETKEDAEEKQ, via the exons ATGGACTTCTGGGTGACCAAG GACACTCATGAGGACCATGATACTTCCACTGAGAATACAGACGAATCCAACCATGACCCTCAGTTTGAGCCAATAGTTTCTCTTCCTGAGCAAGAAATTAAAACGCTggaagaagatgaagaggaactttttaaaat GCGGGCAAAACTGTTCCGATTTGCCTCAGAGAACGATCTCCCAGAATGGAAGGAGCGAGGCACTGGTGACGTCAAGCTCCTGAAGCACAAGGAGAAAGGGGCCATCCGCCTTCTCATGCGGAGGGACAAGACCCTGAAGATCTGTGCCAACCACTACA TCACGCCGATGATGGAGCTGAAGCCCAATGCAGGTAGTGACCGTGCCTGGGTCTGGAACACCCATGCTGACTTCGCCGACGAGTGCCCCAAGCCAGAGCTGCTGGCCATCCGCTTCCTGAATGCTGAGA ATGCACAGAAATTCAAAACAAAGTTTGAAGAATGCAGGAAAGAGattgaagagagagaaaagaaag GATCAGGCAAAAATGATCATGCCGAAAAAGTGGCGGAAAAGCTAGAAGCTCTCTCGGTGAAGGAGGAGACCAAGGAGGATGCTGAGGAGAAGCAATAA